A section of the Rattus norvegicus strain BN/NHsdMcwi chromosome 15, GRCr8, whole genome shotgun sequence genome encodes:
- the LOC134481998 gene encoding uncharacterized protein LOC134481998: MPLFGFSLAMEGLLLVFIVTVVFLLVVLKCEDIVKAGQNIQERMSETEQSEKLGACKKKKVTKTKVKEIQKAEEMPLEEKIGVPRRMKYKSSGEDTLYPLKELEALELAGSDSEQELSESKEEELEEEAAIYEEERYGPRWRATVKKPKVMDHLWARLVILFLFFFVWDREVTDGKLKPGPKPLWQMVPACLEDKRCEEAVRAVRTGQRVLAEQQESMSEGEKVSKEKKKRKGDKRNREKAKIKNWVSTAFVVAQVEAIARYVIRLWKPHRVILIRFDRGRPPENLFRRIKQKDKLECAYLDSWSQGDLASDKVLLLKKQFQSALGALHL; the protein is encoded by the coding sequence atgcccctttttggatttagtcttgccatggagggattgttgctcgtttttatagtgactgttgtcttcttactagttgtgttaaaatgtgaggacatagtcaaggcaggacagaacattcaagagagaatgtcagaaacggagcagagtgagaaattaggagcgtgcaaaaagaaaaaggttactaaaacaaaagtgaaagagatacaaaaggcggaagaaatgccgctggaggaaaaaataggcgtaccccggaggatgaagtacaagtcatccggagaggatactttgtatccattaaaagaattagaagccttagaactggctggcagtgactctgagcaagagttgtcagagtccaaggaggaggaattagaggaagaggcagccatatatgaggaagaaagatatgggcctaggtggagagccactgtgaagaaacctaaagttatggatcatttgtgggcaaggctggtaattttgtttctttttttctttgtgtgggatagagaagtcactgacggcaagcttaagcccggaccaaaacctctttggcaaatggtccctgcctgcttagaggataaacgatgtgaggaagccgttagagctgttaggacaggtcagagggtccttgcagaacaacaagaaagtatgtcagagggagaaaaggtctcaaaagaaaaaaagaaaagaaaaggagataaaaggaacagagagaaggcaaagaTAAAAAATTGGGTCAgtacagcttttgttgtggctcaagttgaggctattgctaggtatgtgattaggctctggaaacctcacagagtcatactgatcagatttgatagaggtagaccacctgaaaatttattcaggagaatcaaacaaaaagataaacttgagtgtgcctacttggattcctggtctcaaggagatttagcaagtgacaaggtgcttctcttaaaaaagcagtttcaatcggcccttggagccttgcacctgtag